Proteins encoded by one window of Sphaerodactylus townsendi isolate TG3544 linkage group LG02, MPM_Stown_v2.3, whole genome shotgun sequence:
- the ARHGAP11A gene encoding rho GTPase-activating protein 11A isoform X1: MATAGDRRRGLAQLAVQQQLRAAYGIKVKSRAARGKLTTAAAAGAEGGKVFGIALLELPQQVVPEYGSIPCFLVEACKYLEEHIHTEGLFRKSGSFVRLKALKNKLDQGENCVSTAQPCDVAGLLKQFFRELPEPILPGDLQEALIKAQQLGNEEKNSATLLLSCLVNDRTVNILRYFFSFLKKVSRRSTENKMDSSNLAVIFAPNLLQSCDADKMSAHTDRKLRLQAAVVQTLIDRAEEIGLIPKFILEKTPAIFDIDDSVSTPSLKNYEESEGETPGEPKRRRRQSIGDIVSGALNKLKSNRTPCVTPQGDGSVFSSVTPVIVTPSIKRKCPADSCQGFSSKKRRSLRHNLALELLPSSLFSISSTPASAQFEASPLEASQSSLPTSVTSDKHLPSIGSRRSKRIAGKKVHRVESGKTGCFSPKISRKEIVRRSLRLKFSLGKNSRETTAAQHTVSRSENIGRRLANQQDTESGADFLKTVVLLSPYAGDCVTKKGSKSISKSEENLLVPNRHDEASYRMSWTGLSTNGPQETSRSGATLLLKEETCSSEPALTARKCSALTAVLRPTKASIQQDSNKQQTSFCEEETNMTTDTLLKIKKAFSESGSNLHKLCETEPSKLNLTQETGSVSESGERQCLKVQEIVRLEKGSQFASSTNEFSSTKPLSSMDEINAAEKPSCKNTTLPDHSVHKLSKSDVSVQDQLTELVSPGGHLNKIPTLQKEILESNWQFTPEGVDEDSTLKFYNSEKKTEELLEKKGELLLSQLPEDENSKQHLHMETSEKSKSSPSGKVADHIHWFNKLSLNEPCSATKIKPPLKFQRTPVRQSVRRMNSLLEANKQAATCKLMKSGDGYPLVKSVSFETALSSCTEIISSTSTTSLPSETMNKQLCSCDHLASSSKSYLQVTDPTEQAKKLDKTCKEKSIANNQFKSVLEDLTNHEAPKPVVKANTNVNVSVATPDKCVFRKTVAEKKLRYRGSPKNPMSTTQLLPVIKPLDL, encoded by the exons ATGGCGACTGCGGGGGACCGCAGGAGAGGCCTGGCCCAACTGGCGGTACAGCAGCAACTCCGAGCCGCCTACGGGATCAAGGTCAAGAGTCGCGCAGCGAGGGGGAAGCTGACGACAGCGGCGGCTGCTGGGGCCGAAGGG GGTAAAGTCTTTGGAATAGCTCTTCTTGAATTACCTCAACAAGTGGTCCCTGAATATGGAAGTATACCTTG CTTTTTAGTTGAAGCTTGCAAATACTTAGAAGAACACATTCACACGGAAGGACTCTTCAGAAAATCTGGATCGTTCGTTCGTTTAAAAGCATTGAAG aataaactTGATCAAGGTGAAAACTGCGTGTCTACTGCCCAGCCCTGTGATGTTGCCGGACTACTCAAGCAGTTCTTTAGAGAATTGCCTGAGCCCATCCTCCCAGGTGATCTCCAGGAAGCTCTCATCAAGGCTCAACAACTAGGCAACGAGGAGAAGAATTCTGCCACTCTGCTGCTGTCTTGCCTTGTGAATGACAGAACAGTTAATATTCTGAgatattttttcagttttctcaAAAAAGTTTCTCGGAG ATCCACCGAGAACAAAATGGACAGCAGTAACTTGGcagtaatttttgctccaaatctCCTGCAATCCTGTGATGCTGACAAAATGTCGGCTCACACAGACAGAAAACTTCGATTGCAAGCAGCAGTCGTGCAGACGCTTATTGATCGTGCAGAAGAAATAG GACTCATACCAAAGTTTATCCTAGAAAAGACACCTGCTATATTTGACATTGATGATTCTGTCTCTACTCCTTCACTGAAAAATTATGAAGAAAGTGAAGGTGAAACTCCTGGGGAACCCAAGAGAAGGAGAAGGCAGAGCATCGGAG ATATTGTTAGTGGGGCTCTGAATAAACTTAAATCTAATAGAACACCCTGTGTCACACCTCAAGGAGACGGCAGTG TATTTTCATCAGTGACCCCAGTGATTGTTACTCCAAGTATAAAGCGTAAATGCCCCGCTGATTCCTGTCAAGGTTTCTCTAGCAAGAAAAGGCGATCTCTCAGGCATAACCTGGCTCTTGAATTGCTACCAAGTAGCCTTTTTAGCATTAGCTCAACACCTGCATCAG CTCAGTTTGAAGCGAGTCCTCTTGAGGCATCTCAGAGTTCACTGCCTACCTCAGTCACTAGTGACAAACACTTGCCTAGTATAGGAAGTCGAAGAAGCAAAAGGATTGCCGGCAAAAAAGTTCACag ggtTGAGTCTGGGAAAACGGGTTGCTTTTCTCCTAAGATTAGCCGGAAAGAAATTGTGCGCCGGTCATTGCGATTAAAGTTCAGTTTGGGAAAGAACAGCAGAGAG ACAACTGCAGCACAGCACACAGTTAGCAGATCCGAAAATATTGGTCGTCGACTTGCAAATCAACAAGACACAGAAAGTGGAGCAGACTTTCTAAAGACAGTTGTGTTATTGAGCCCATATGCTGGTGATTGTGTAACAAAGAAAG GTTCTAAAAGCATCAGCAAGTCAGAGGAGAACTTGCTGGTTCCAAATCGTCATGATGAAGCAAGCTACAGAATGTCCTGGACTGGCCTCAGTACCAATGGACCTCAGGAAACCAGTAGAAGTGGTGCTACTTTGCTCCTCAAAGAAGAAACCTGTTCTTCAGAGCCTGCTCTTACTGCTAGAAAATGTTCAGCCCTTACTGCTGTACTGAGGCCCACCAAAGCAAGTATACAACAGGACAGCAATAAacaacagacttccttctgtgaggAAGAAACCAATATGACTACAGAcactttattaaaaataaaaaaagcattTTCCGAATCTGGAAGTAACCTTCATAAATTATGTGAAACAGAACCTTCAAAATTAAATTTGACACAAGAAACTGGATCTGTTTCAGAAAGTGGTGAGAGGCAGTGCTTAAAAGTTCAAGAAATTGTAAGGCTGGAAAAGGGGAGTCAGTTTGCTAGCTCTACTAATGAATTTAGTTCAACTAAACCTCTGTCAAGTATGGATGAAATAAATGCTGCAGAGAAGCCCTCCTGCAAAAATACTACATTGCCTGATCATTCAGTCCACAAGTTAAGCAAAAGTGATGTGTCAGTACAAGACCAACTAACTGAGCTGGTCTCTCCAGGTGGCCATTTGAATAAAATACCCACTCTGCAAAAAGAAATTCTAGAATCAAATTGGCAATTCACCCCAGAAGGTGTTGATGAAGATAGCACATTAAAATTCTACAATTCGGAGAAAAAGACTGAGGAACTCCTTGAAAAAAAAGGAGAGCTGCTTCTGTCACAGTTGCCAGAAGATGAGAACAGCAAACAGCACCTGCATATGGAGACTTCTGAAAAATCTAAATCTTCACCTTCAGGAAAAGTTGCTGATCATATACATTGGTTCAACAAACTGTCATTGAATGAACCCTGCTCTGCAACCAaaatcaaaccacctctgaagtttcAACGTACTCCCGTCCGGCAGTCTGTAAGGAGGATGAACTCCCTGTTGGAGGCTAACAAGCAGGCAGCGACTTGCAAATTAATGAAATCTGGTGATGGCTATCCTCTTGTTAAGTCGGTGAGTTTTGAAACTGCACTATCTTCCTGCACAGAAATTATTTCCAGTACATCTACAACTTCACTGCCGTCTGAAACAATGAACAAGCAACTATGTTCATGTGATCACTTGGCTTCATCTTCCAAATCTTACCTGCAAGTAACAGATCCAACAGAGCAAGCTAAAAAACTTGataaaacctgcaaagagaaatCGATTGCTAATAACCAATTCAAATCTGTCCTTGAGGACCTCACAAATCATGAAGCACCAAAACCAGTTGTGAAAGCAAACACAAATGTGAATGTTTCAGTTGCTACACCTGATaaatgtgtttttagaaagaCTGTGGCAGAAAAAAAGCTTCGCTATAGAGGGTCTCCAAAGAACCCAATGTCTACAACTCAGCTTCTTCCAGTTATTAAGCCTCTTGACTTGTAG
- the ARHGAP11A gene encoding rho GTPase-activating protein 11A isoform X2 — translation MATAGDRRRGLAQLAVQQQLRAAYGIKVKSRAARGKLTTAAAAGAEGGKVFGIALLELPQQVVPEYGSIPCFLVEACKYLEEHIHTEGLFRKSGSFVRLKALKNKLDQGENCVSTAQPCDVAGLLKQFFRELPEPILPGDLQEALIKAQQLGNEEKNSATLLLSCLVNDRTVNILRYFFSFLKKVSRRSTENKMDSSNLAVIFAPNLLQSCDADKMSAHTDRKLRLQAAVVQTLIDRAEEIGLIPKFILEKTPAIFDIDDSVSTPSLKNYEESEGETPGEPKRRRRQSIGVFSSVTPVIVTPSIKRKCPADSCQGFSSKKRRSLRHNLALELLPSSLFSISSTPASAQFEASPLEASQSSLPTSVTSDKHLPSIGSRRSKRIAGKKVHRVESGKTGCFSPKISRKEIVRRSLRLKFSLGKNSRETTAAQHTVSRSENIGRRLANQQDTESGADFLKTVVLLSPYAGDCVTKKGSKSISKSEENLLVPNRHDEASYRMSWTGLSTNGPQETSRSGATLLLKEETCSSEPALTARKCSALTAVLRPTKASIQQDSNKQQTSFCEEETNMTTDTLLKIKKAFSESGSNLHKLCETEPSKLNLTQETGSVSESGERQCLKVQEIVRLEKGSQFASSTNEFSSTKPLSSMDEINAAEKPSCKNTTLPDHSVHKLSKSDVSVQDQLTELVSPGGHLNKIPTLQKEILESNWQFTPEGVDEDSTLKFYNSEKKTEELLEKKGELLLSQLPEDENSKQHLHMETSEKSKSSPSGKVADHIHWFNKLSLNEPCSATKIKPPLKFQRTPVRQSVRRMNSLLEANKQAATCKLMKSGDGYPLVKSVSFETALSSCTEIISSTSTTSLPSETMNKQLCSCDHLASSSKSYLQVTDPTEQAKKLDKTCKEKSIANNQFKSVLEDLTNHEAPKPVVKANTNVNVSVATPDKCVFRKTVAEKKLRYRGSPKNPMSTTQLLPVIKPLDL, via the exons ATGGCGACTGCGGGGGACCGCAGGAGAGGCCTGGCCCAACTGGCGGTACAGCAGCAACTCCGAGCCGCCTACGGGATCAAGGTCAAGAGTCGCGCAGCGAGGGGGAAGCTGACGACAGCGGCGGCTGCTGGGGCCGAAGGG GGTAAAGTCTTTGGAATAGCTCTTCTTGAATTACCTCAACAAGTGGTCCCTGAATATGGAAGTATACCTTG CTTTTTAGTTGAAGCTTGCAAATACTTAGAAGAACACATTCACACGGAAGGACTCTTCAGAAAATCTGGATCGTTCGTTCGTTTAAAAGCATTGAAG aataaactTGATCAAGGTGAAAACTGCGTGTCTACTGCCCAGCCCTGTGATGTTGCCGGACTACTCAAGCAGTTCTTTAGAGAATTGCCTGAGCCCATCCTCCCAGGTGATCTCCAGGAAGCTCTCATCAAGGCTCAACAACTAGGCAACGAGGAGAAGAATTCTGCCACTCTGCTGCTGTCTTGCCTTGTGAATGACAGAACAGTTAATATTCTGAgatattttttcagttttctcaAAAAAGTTTCTCGGAG ATCCACCGAGAACAAAATGGACAGCAGTAACTTGGcagtaatttttgctccaaatctCCTGCAATCCTGTGATGCTGACAAAATGTCGGCTCACACAGACAGAAAACTTCGATTGCAAGCAGCAGTCGTGCAGACGCTTATTGATCGTGCAGAAGAAATAG GACTCATACCAAAGTTTATCCTAGAAAAGACACCTGCTATATTTGACATTGATGATTCTGTCTCTACTCCTTCACTGAAAAATTATGAAGAAAGTGAAGGTGAAACTCCTGGGGAACCCAAGAGAAGGAGAAGGCAGAGCATCGGAG TATTTTCATCAGTGACCCCAGTGATTGTTACTCCAAGTATAAAGCGTAAATGCCCCGCTGATTCCTGTCAAGGTTTCTCTAGCAAGAAAAGGCGATCTCTCAGGCATAACCTGGCTCTTGAATTGCTACCAAGTAGCCTTTTTAGCATTAGCTCAACACCTGCATCAG CTCAGTTTGAAGCGAGTCCTCTTGAGGCATCTCAGAGTTCACTGCCTACCTCAGTCACTAGTGACAAACACTTGCCTAGTATAGGAAGTCGAAGAAGCAAAAGGATTGCCGGCAAAAAAGTTCACag ggtTGAGTCTGGGAAAACGGGTTGCTTTTCTCCTAAGATTAGCCGGAAAGAAATTGTGCGCCGGTCATTGCGATTAAAGTTCAGTTTGGGAAAGAACAGCAGAGAG ACAACTGCAGCACAGCACACAGTTAGCAGATCCGAAAATATTGGTCGTCGACTTGCAAATCAACAAGACACAGAAAGTGGAGCAGACTTTCTAAAGACAGTTGTGTTATTGAGCCCATATGCTGGTGATTGTGTAACAAAGAAAG GTTCTAAAAGCATCAGCAAGTCAGAGGAGAACTTGCTGGTTCCAAATCGTCATGATGAAGCAAGCTACAGAATGTCCTGGACTGGCCTCAGTACCAATGGACCTCAGGAAACCAGTAGAAGTGGTGCTACTTTGCTCCTCAAAGAAGAAACCTGTTCTTCAGAGCCTGCTCTTACTGCTAGAAAATGTTCAGCCCTTACTGCTGTACTGAGGCCCACCAAAGCAAGTATACAACAGGACAGCAATAAacaacagacttccttctgtgaggAAGAAACCAATATGACTACAGAcactttattaaaaataaaaaaagcattTTCCGAATCTGGAAGTAACCTTCATAAATTATGTGAAACAGAACCTTCAAAATTAAATTTGACACAAGAAACTGGATCTGTTTCAGAAAGTGGTGAGAGGCAGTGCTTAAAAGTTCAAGAAATTGTAAGGCTGGAAAAGGGGAGTCAGTTTGCTAGCTCTACTAATGAATTTAGTTCAACTAAACCTCTGTCAAGTATGGATGAAATAAATGCTGCAGAGAAGCCCTCCTGCAAAAATACTACATTGCCTGATCATTCAGTCCACAAGTTAAGCAAAAGTGATGTGTCAGTACAAGACCAACTAACTGAGCTGGTCTCTCCAGGTGGCCATTTGAATAAAATACCCACTCTGCAAAAAGAAATTCTAGAATCAAATTGGCAATTCACCCCAGAAGGTGTTGATGAAGATAGCACATTAAAATTCTACAATTCGGAGAAAAAGACTGAGGAACTCCTTGAAAAAAAAGGAGAGCTGCTTCTGTCACAGTTGCCAGAAGATGAGAACAGCAAACAGCACCTGCATATGGAGACTTCTGAAAAATCTAAATCTTCACCTTCAGGAAAAGTTGCTGATCATATACATTGGTTCAACAAACTGTCATTGAATGAACCCTGCTCTGCAACCAaaatcaaaccacctctgaagtttcAACGTACTCCCGTCCGGCAGTCTGTAAGGAGGATGAACTCCCTGTTGGAGGCTAACAAGCAGGCAGCGACTTGCAAATTAATGAAATCTGGTGATGGCTATCCTCTTGTTAAGTCGGTGAGTTTTGAAACTGCACTATCTTCCTGCACAGAAATTATTTCCAGTACATCTACAACTTCACTGCCGTCTGAAACAATGAACAAGCAACTATGTTCATGTGATCACTTGGCTTCATCTTCCAAATCTTACCTGCAAGTAACAGATCCAACAGAGCAAGCTAAAAAACTTGataaaacctgcaaagagaaatCGATTGCTAATAACCAATTCAAATCTGTCCTTGAGGACCTCACAAATCATGAAGCACCAAAACCAGTTGTGAAAGCAAACACAAATGTGAATGTTTCAGTTGCTACACCTGATaaatgtgtttttagaaagaCTGTGGCAGAAAAAAAGCTTCGCTATAGAGGGTCTCCAAAGAACCCAATGTCTACAACTCAGCTTCTTCCAGTTATTAAGCCTCTTGACTTGTAG